A genomic window from Cryobacterium sp. SO2 includes:
- a CDS encoding MBL fold metallo-hydrolase, with amino-acid sequence MKLGPSLHRIGNDIVAVYLVDTPEGVTIIDAGLAGQWRELLTELSAMGRTLDDVKGLILTHGDSDHIGFAERLRRDHGVPVYVHPADADRAKGGKKPTTTKQQMKPGPVLGFATYSLRKGGLRTTYLTEVVEAHDGEVLDLPGRPRIIALPGHSAGSIAIHVPVADAVFVGDGLTTRHVLTGQVGPQPAPFTDEPEQAIASLRALRATGATWVLPGHGAPWNGGVEAAVTAVEEAAKA; translated from the coding sequence ATGAAACTCGGACCCTCCCTCCACCGCATCGGCAACGACATCGTGGCCGTCTACCTCGTCGACACCCCGGAGGGGGTGACCATCATCGACGCCGGCCTCGCCGGCCAGTGGCGCGAGCTTCTCACCGAGCTCAGCGCCATGGGGCGCACCCTCGACGACGTGAAGGGCCTGATCCTCACGCACGGCGATTCCGACCACATCGGTTTCGCCGAGCGCCTGCGCCGTGACCACGGCGTGCCGGTCTACGTTCATCCGGCGGATGCCGACCGCGCGAAGGGCGGAAAGAAACCGACTACCACGAAACAGCAGATGAAGCCGGGCCCGGTCCTGGGGTTCGCGACCTACTCCCTGCGCAAGGGCGGCCTGCGCACCACCTACCTCACCGAGGTGGTGGAGGCCCACGACGGTGAGGTTCTCGACCTGCCCGGCCGGCCCCGGATCATCGCCCTGCCCGGGCATTCGGCGGGCAGCATCGCGATCCACGTTCCCGTCGCCGACGCCGTGTTCGTGGGCGACGGCCTCACCACCCGCCATGTGCTCACCGGTCAGGTGGGCCCGCAGCCGGCGCCGTTCACCGACGAGCCTGAGCAGGCAATCGCCTCACTGCGCGCGCTCCGCGCCACGGGTGCGACCTGGGTGCTGCCCGGCCACGGCGCCCCGTGGAACGGCGGCGTCGAGGCGGCCGTCACCGCGGTCGAGGAGGCGGCCAAGGCCTGA
- a CDS encoding helix-turn-helix transcriptional regulator, with product MDNQAEVRQFLMSRRAKITPELAGLPAGPNRRVPGLRRTEVATLAGVSVEYYAKLERGAIAGASSSVLDAVSRALQLDDTERGHLFALARAADGIPLSGRTRGRATKNVVSRPSLHWVLGSITEGIAFVRDQHQDLLATNELGRAFYSPLIGDGGRTPNLARFQFLDPASRDFYPDWDVFAGMCVAIMRAEAGRDPNDKGLQDLVGELSTLSDTFRKLWGAHDVRSHGSGTKRFNHPVVGELVLAYEELAITADPGSVLMIYTAEPGSASAERLRLLASWAATSVAQPQQTSS from the coding sequence ATGGACAATCAAGCCGAAGTGCGTCAGTTCCTCATGTCGCGCCGGGCGAAAATCACCCCGGAGCTGGCTGGCCTGCCTGCCGGGCCCAACCGGCGTGTGCCGGGGTTGCGCCGCACCGAGGTGGCCACGCTCGCCGGCGTCAGCGTGGAGTACTACGCGAAACTCGAACGGGGCGCCATCGCGGGCGCATCCTCCTCGGTCCTGGACGCCGTCTCCCGGGCGCTGCAGCTCGACGACACCGAACGCGGGCACCTGTTCGCCCTCGCCCGCGCCGCGGATGGCATTCCCCTCTCGGGCCGCACGCGCGGACGCGCGACGAAGAACGTGGTGAGCCGGCCGAGCCTGCACTGGGTGCTCGGCTCGATCACCGAGGGCATCGCGTTCGTGCGTGATCAGCACCAGGACCTGCTGGCCACCAACGAGCTCGGGCGCGCCTTCTACTCGCCCCTCATCGGCGATGGCGGGCGAACGCCCAATCTCGCCAGGTTCCAGTTCCTCGACCCGGCGTCGCGCGACTTCTACCCGGACTGGGACGTGTTCGCCGGGATGTGTGTGGCGATCATGCGTGCCGAGGCCGGCCGGGACCCCAACGACAAGGGCCTGCAGGACCTCGTGGGCGAGCTGTCCACCCTGAGCGACACCTTCCGGAAGCTCTGGGGTGCTCACGACGTGCGCAGCCACGGCTCAGGCACGAAGCGGTTCAACCATCCAGTGGTGGGGGAGCTCGTGCTGGCCTATGAAGAGCTCGCCATCACCGCCGACCCCGGCTCCGTGCTGATGATCTACACCGCCGAACCTGGTTCCGCCAGCGCCGAGCGACTCAGGCTGCTGGCCAGCTGGGCCGCCACGAGCGTCGCGCAGCCGCAGCAGACGTCCAGCTGA
- a CDS encoding zinc-dependent alcohol dehydrogenase family protein, with amino-acid sequence MRGVIMYAPGDVRVEERQSPTIIKPTDAIIRLTASCICGSDLWPYRGVEPVDHSAMGHEYVGVVEEIGDDVRTVTVGDFVVGSFVLSDNTCEICQAGFQSRCVHAEFATGMQAEMARIPLADGTLVATPGMPDADLIPSLLAASDVLGTGWFAAVAAEAGPGKTVAVVGDGAVGLMAILAAKELGAERIIAMSRHPERQKLARFYGATDIVEERGDAGVAKIKELTGGLGAHSVIEAVGTQESFMQAVGATRGGGHLGYVGVNYDVQIPGIQLFFAGIHTLGGPAPVRRFLPDLIQRIWDRSIDPGKVFDLTLPIEQAAEGYKAMDERRATKVLLTF; translated from the coding sequence ATGCGTGGAGTCATCATGTACGCCCCCGGCGACGTCCGGGTCGAAGAGCGTCAGAGCCCGACCATCATCAAACCGACGGATGCGATCATCCGGCTCACGGCGAGCTGCATCTGCGGGTCGGACCTCTGGCCCTACCGGGGCGTCGAGCCCGTCGACCACTCGGCCATGGGCCACGAGTACGTCGGCGTCGTCGAGGAGATCGGCGACGACGTGCGCACCGTCACGGTCGGCGACTTCGTCGTGGGGTCCTTCGTGCTCTCCGACAACACCTGCGAGATCTGCCAGGCCGGGTTCCAGTCCCGGTGCGTGCACGCCGAATTCGCCACCGGAATGCAGGCCGAGATGGCCAGGATCCCCCTCGCCGACGGCACCCTCGTCGCCACCCCCGGCATGCCCGACGCCGACCTGATCCCCTCGCTGCTCGCAGCCTCGGATGTGCTCGGCACCGGCTGGTTCGCCGCCGTCGCCGCAGAGGCCGGCCCCGGCAAGACCGTCGCGGTGGTCGGTGACGGCGCCGTCGGCCTGATGGCCATCCTGGCCGCGAAGGAACTCGGCGCCGAACGCATCATCGCCATGTCGCGTCACCCCGAACGGCAGAAGCTCGCCCGCTTCTATGGCGCGACCGACATCGTCGAGGAACGCGGCGACGCGGGCGTGGCGAAGATCAAGGAACTCACCGGCGGGCTCGGCGCGCACTCCGTGATCGAAGCCGTCGGCACCCAGGAGTCTTTCATGCAGGCCGTCGGCGCCACCCGCGGCGGCGGGCACCTGGGCTACGTCGGGGTCAACTACGACGTGCAGATCCCCGGCATCCAGCTGTTCTTCGCCGGAATCCACACCCTCGGCGGCCCCGCTCCGGTGCGCAGGTTCCTGCCAGACCTGATCCAGCGGATCTGGGACCGGTCGATCGACCCCGGCAAGGTCTTCGATCTCACCCTGCCGATCGAGCAGGCCGCAGAGGGCTACAAGGCCATGGACGAGCGCCGCGCCACCAAGGTGCTGCTCACCTTCTGA
- a CDS encoding MFS transporter: MHTTTTAPVRGQAGTTQRLPVVTLIVLAVIGFILVAMETMPAGLLPVISAGMGIGEGTVGLFISAYALGTVIATVPAITLTRGLRRKPLLLCALLGLIVANSATALSSDLALSLVSRFVAGSFSGIIWGMLAAYGRTISPARYAGLSLAIVSAGAPVGFALGTPLGSWLGTAFDWRWSFGGLTVVALVAGALIALIAPDADGQTGRSRLPVARVFRLPGIAVILAVIFAWMIAHNTIYTYIAPYLRATSTGLSVDVLLFIFGVASIVGIALTGAILDRHPRALLHISVALFVAAALTLWAAHASTPAVVAATVLWGMSFGGASAQLQSALTTTAGADADVANAFLPVAFNLAIFAAGILGAALLTGFDGLVLPVVMIVFGLIALLLTFYGRRSAFQVSRTFKIGARDT; the protein is encoded by the coding sequence GTGCACACCACCACAACTGCGCCAGTGCGCGGTCAAGCTGGGACGACCCAGCGCCTGCCCGTTGTCACCCTGATCGTCCTGGCGGTGATCGGTTTCATCCTCGTGGCCATGGAGACCATGCCGGCCGGTCTCCTCCCGGTTATCTCCGCGGGCATGGGAATCGGTGAGGGCACAGTGGGCCTGTTCATCAGCGCGTACGCGCTCGGCACTGTCATCGCCACCGTGCCGGCCATCACACTGACTCGTGGCCTGCGCCGCAAACCGCTGCTGCTCTGCGCCCTGCTCGGTCTCATCGTGGCGAACAGCGCCACGGCACTCTCGAGCGACCTGGCGCTTTCGCTGGTGTCACGGTTCGTCGCCGGCTCGTTCTCGGGCATCATCTGGGGGATGCTCGCGGCCTACGGCCGCACGATCAGCCCCGCACGGTACGCGGGCCTGTCATTGGCGATCGTCTCCGCCGGGGCGCCCGTCGGCTTCGCCCTCGGCACGCCACTCGGGTCCTGGCTGGGAACCGCCTTCGACTGGCGATGGTCCTTCGGCGGTCTCACCGTGGTGGCGCTCGTCGCCGGCGCCCTGATTGCGCTGATCGCCCCGGATGCCGACGGGCAGACGGGCCGCTCGCGGCTTCCTGTTGCGCGCGTGTTCCGGCTTCCGGGAATTGCCGTGATCCTGGCAGTGATCTTCGCCTGGATGATCGCGCACAACACCATCTACACCTACATCGCCCCCTATCTACGAGCGACCAGCACCGGCCTCAGCGTTGACGTGTTGCTCTTCATTTTCGGCGTCGCGTCGATCGTTGGGATCGCCCTCACCGGGGCAATCCTCGACAGGCACCCGCGTGCGCTTCTGCACATCAGCGTCGCCCTGTTCGTTGCGGCCGCCCTCACACTCTGGGCCGCGCACGCGTCCACACCAGCGGTCGTCGCCGCGACCGTTCTGTGGGGCATGAGCTTCGGCGGCGCGTCCGCGCAACTCCAGTCGGCCCTCACCACAACGGCCGGCGCGGACGCGGATGTCGCGAACGCGTTCCTGCCCGTGGCATTCAACCTGGCGATCTTCGCCGCCGGGATTCTCGGCGCGGCACTCCTCACCGGATTCGACGGCCTGGTGCTGCCGGTTGTCATGATCGTCTTCGGCCTGATCGCGCTGCTCTTGACGTTCTACGGGCGGCGCTCGGCTTTCCAGGTGTCCCGCACTTTCAAAATCGGGGCGCGGGACACCTGA
- a CDS encoding MFS transporter translates to MSQTLREPATGSVPAATGRTINSTLLVLFLSLGGLSFAVLQSLVAPALATIGADLGVTTGDAAWVLTAYLLSAAVLTPILGRLGDMVGKRRILIIVLALLLVGTLLAALAPNLGVLIVARALQGAAGAIMPLSIGIVRDELPREKVGVTIGLLSAIFGVGAGVGIVAAGPIVENLSWHWLFWLPLVLIVIALLGVIFGMPESPVKTPGRLDVLGAFILTVALIALLLAISEGANWGWDSAETIGLLVLGVVALVVFVFVELRVKEPLIDMRLMKVRGVWTAHIVALIFGFAMFGTFVLVPTLLQLPAATGYGFGKSVSEAGLFLLPTVLMMVVFGPLAGMLVRKVGPKPPMILGGVFVTIAFIIPAIAHDQIWQVVVSGLFTGAGIGLALATASNAIIESVPAAQTGEAIGVNTIARTIGSSVGTAVIAALITSNSTPQGMPTDDAFSIGFWVCTGVAALAIVGAVAAPSMRRRRQQALALGVQDFPDEADEVSVLHPLTHHTTAETTRD, encoded by the coding sequence ATGTCACAAACACTTCGAGAACCCGCCACGGGCTCCGTTCCCGCGGCCACCGGCCGCACGATCAACAGCACCCTCCTGGTTCTCTTCCTGTCCCTGGGCGGACTGTCATTCGCCGTGCTGCAGTCCCTCGTGGCCCCCGCACTGGCCACGATCGGCGCCGACCTGGGCGTCACCACCGGCGACGCCGCGTGGGTGCTCACCGCCTACCTGCTGTCTGCCGCCGTCCTCACGCCGATCCTCGGACGGCTGGGCGACATGGTCGGCAAGCGCCGGATCCTCATCATCGTTCTCGCGCTCCTGCTCGTAGGAACCCTGCTCGCCGCCCTGGCACCCAACCTCGGTGTGCTGATCGTCGCCCGCGCCCTGCAGGGCGCCGCCGGCGCCATCATGCCGCTGTCGATCGGCATCGTGCGAGACGAACTTCCCCGGGAGAAGGTGGGCGTGACCATCGGCCTGCTGTCGGCGATCTTCGGCGTTGGCGCCGGCGTCGGCATCGTGGCCGCCGGACCCATCGTGGAGAACCTGTCCTGGCACTGGTTGTTCTGGCTGCCGCTCGTTCTCATCGTCATCGCGCTGCTCGGCGTGATCTTCGGCATGCCGGAGTCACCCGTGAAGACGCCGGGCCGCCTCGACGTGCTCGGCGCGTTCATCCTCACCGTGGCCCTGATCGCACTGCTCCTCGCCATCAGCGAGGGCGCCAACTGGGGCTGGGACTCGGCCGAGACCATCGGGCTGCTCGTCCTCGGAGTCGTGGCGCTGGTGGTGTTCGTCTTCGTGGAACTTCGGGTGAAGGAACCCCTCATCGACATGCGCCTGATGAAGGTGCGCGGCGTGTGGACCGCGCACATCGTGGCCCTCATCTTCGGCTTCGCGATGTTCGGCACCTTCGTGCTCGTGCCCACCCTGCTGCAGCTGCCGGCCGCGACCGGTTACGGCTTCGGCAAATCGGTGTCCGAGGCCGGCCTGTTCCTGCTGCCCACCGTGCTCATGATGGTGGTCTTCGGGCCCCTCGCGGGCATGCTGGTGCGCAAGGTCGGTCCGAAGCCGCCGATGATCCTCGGCGGTGTCTTCGTCACCATCGCGTTCATCATCCCCGCGATCGCGCACGACCAGATCTGGCAGGTCGTCGTCTCCGGCCTGTTCACCGGCGCCGGCATCGGCCTGGCCCTGGCCACGGCGTCCAATGCCATCATCGAAAGCGTCCCCGCCGCGCAGACGGGTGAGGCGATCGGCGTCAACACCATCGCCCGCACCATCGGCAGCAGCGTGGGCACGGCCGTGATCGCGGCGCTGATCACCTCGAACAGCACGCCCCAGGGGATGCCGACCGATGACGCCTTCAGCATCGGGTTCTGGGTCTGCACCGGCGTGGCCGCACTCGCGATCGTCGGCGCGGTAGCCGCACCGTCCATGCGCAGGCGTCGCCAGCAGGCCCTCGCCCTCGGTGTGCAGGACTTCCCCGATGAGGCCGACGAGGTCAGCGTGCTGCACCCGCTCACGCACCACACCACCGCCGAAACGACTCGCGACTGA
- a CDS encoding TetR/AcrR family transcriptional regulator encodes MRTLPDADAEHTPETEPTEQTGRSRDAGETRRLLLNAARRRFAHDGYTTTTVRDIAADAGVNVALINRYFVSKEGLFEACLRRVGEDLGRPANQGSTVEQILDSMVLRLTDLPGGDYTLHLLLLLRSSGDERADQIRLSTLRSFTEGIAAAAGWRPDTPDDGLFLRAQLALAATLGIVLLRSSTRLEPLASASADDLRAPLAGVLDALLSPREP; translated from the coding sequence ATGCGCACACTGCCCGACGCTGATGCCGAGCACACCCCGGAGACCGAACCGACCGAGCAGACCGGCAGGTCTCGCGACGCCGGCGAGACCCGTCGCCTGTTGCTCAACGCCGCCCGCCGCCGATTCGCCCACGACGGCTACACCACCACCACTGTGCGCGACATCGCCGCGGATGCCGGCGTGAACGTGGCACTCATCAACCGGTACTTCGTTTCCAAGGAAGGCCTCTTCGAGGCCTGCCTCCGTCGGGTCGGCGAGGATCTGGGCCGCCCGGCCAACCAGGGTTCGACGGTGGAGCAGATCCTGGACAGCATGGTCCTCCGGCTCACCGACCTGCCCGGCGGCGACTACACCCTGCATCTGCTCCTACTGCTGCGCTCGTCCGGAGACGAACGGGCCGACCAGATTCGGCTCAGCACCCTGCGCTCGTTCACCGAAGGTATCGCCGCCGCCGCCGGCTGGCGCCCGGACACCCCCGACGACGGCCTCTTCCTCCGCGCCCAGCTCGCGCTGGCCGCCACCCTGGGAATCGTGCTGCTGCGCTCGTCCACCCGGCTCGAGCCCCTGGCCTCAGCGAGCGCCGACGACCTCCGAGCTCCCCTGGCCGGCGTCCTGGACGCGCTCCTCTCCCCCCGCGAGCCGTGA